From Heliomicrobium gestii, one genomic window encodes:
- a CDS encoding EutN/CcmL family microcompartment protein: MWIGTVVGNVVSTSKDESLVGSKLLIVKPMSNSSANKIGLIVAVDTVGAGNGERVLVLQGTSARLILSNKNSAVDAAIVGIIDSVELDERLLHDAD; this comes from the coding sequence ATGTGGATCGGAACGGTTGTCGGAAACGTCGTCTCCACCAGCAAGGATGAGAGCCTTGTCGGCAGCAAGCTGCTGATCGTCAAGCCCATGTCCAACAGTTCGGCCAACAAGATCGGTTTGATCGTGGCCGTCGACACCGTAGGCGCCGGAAACGGCGAACGGGTGCTGGTCCTGCAAGGGACATCGGCACGGCTGATTTTGTCCAATAAAAACAGCGCCGTCGACGCCGCCATCGTCGGGATCATCGACAGCGTCGAACTTGACGAACGGTTGCTCCACGACGCCGATTGA
- a CDS encoding BMC domain-containing protein encodes MKNAIGMLEIENVTQGILVADTMLKSGNVELLLAQPLCPGKYVILVSGDVGAVQSAVRSGQAIGKDHVVNDFVLPNVHRTIFPALTGCTEVKQIRALGVIETYSVASAIVAADQAVKAAAVELIEIRLARGLGGKAIVSLTGDVGAVTAAIKAGSHIIADSGFLVDQIVIPAPHKGLQTSIF; translated from the coding sequence ATGAAAAACGCCATCGGCATGTTGGAGATTGAAAATGTGACCCAGGGCATCCTCGTCGCCGACACCATGCTCAAGTCGGGCAACGTGGAACTGCTCCTGGCCCAGCCCCTCTGCCCGGGCAAGTACGTCATCCTCGTCAGCGGCGATGTCGGGGCCGTCCAGAGCGCCGTCCGCAGCGGCCAGGCGATTGGAAAAGACCATGTGGTCAACGACTTTGTCCTGCCCAACGTCCATCGGACCATCTTTCCGGCGTTAACGGGCTGCACCGAAGTCAAGCAGATCCGGGCGCTCGGCGTCATTGAGACCTATTCGGTCGCATCGGCCATCGTCGCCGCCGACCAGGCCGTCAAAGCCGCCGCCGTCGAACTGATCGAGATCCGCCTGGCCCGCGGCCTGGGCGGCAAAGCCATCGTATCGCTCACCGGCGATGTGGGCGCTGTCACCGCCGCCATCAAGGCCGGCAGCCACATCATCGCTGACAGCGGATTCCTGGTCGATCAGATCGTCATCCCGGCGCCGCACAAAGGGTTGCAGACGAGCATTTTCTAA
- a CDS encoding 4Fe-4S dicluster domain-containing protein, with product MIEKIVDAVKAAGVVGAGGAGFPTHVKINAKAELIIANGAECEPLLRAHQQIMAVESDKVVLGMIAVMLATGATKSYIALKKKYAAATEALEKSIAVHAPGRIELFFMPDFYPAGDEQVMVYEVTGRIVPEGGIPLQVGVVVINVETLLNVTRAMDGVPVTEKYVTVSGAVHKPVTLKVPVGISVSRLVEAAGGAKIDDYALIDGGPMMGRLIEKDAVVTKTTGGILVLPQDHPLIVSRQLPWQAALNRSKSVCCACRACTDSCPRHLLGHGLEPHRIMQAVGNGLSGSASTMLTSVFLCSECGACDSFGCTMGLSPRRVNAELKRQMSAAGIKNPHHNKPLRAGSHRNNRRIPIKRLVSRLGLYEYDIPAPLVNELLAADEVRLPLRQHIGAPAVVAVSAGDKVTAGQLVAAMPEGAAVSANIHASIDGVVVSTENGVTIRAEA from the coding sequence ATGATTGAAAAAATCGTCGATGCGGTGAAGGCTGCTGGCGTGGTGGGGGCCGGCGGGGCCGGTTTTCCCACGCATGTGAAAATAAACGCGAAAGCGGAGCTGATCATCGCCAACGGCGCCGAATGTGAGCCGCTGCTGCGCGCCCACCAGCAGATCATGGCCGTCGAGAGCGACAAAGTCGTCCTCGGCATGATCGCCGTGATGCTGGCCACCGGGGCAACGAAGAGCTACATCGCCCTCAAAAAGAAGTACGCCGCCGCCACGGAGGCCCTGGAAAAGTCCATCGCCGTCCATGCGCCGGGGCGGATCGAGCTCTTCTTCATGCCAGATTTTTACCCGGCCGGCGACGAGCAGGTCATGGTCTATGAGGTGACCGGGCGGATCGTGCCGGAAGGCGGCATCCCCTTGCAGGTGGGCGTCGTCGTCATCAATGTGGAGACGCTGCTCAACGTCACCCGGGCCATGGATGGCGTTCCCGTCACGGAAAAATACGTCACCGTCTCCGGCGCCGTCCACAAGCCGGTGACCCTGAAAGTCCCCGTTGGCATCTCCGTGAGCCGCCTCGTGGAAGCCGCCGGCGGCGCAAAGATCGACGATTACGCCCTCATCGACGGCGGTCCCATGATGGGACGCCTGATCGAGAAGGACGCCGTCGTCACGAAAACGACGGGCGGCATCCTCGTCCTGCCGCAGGACCACCCGTTGATCGTGAGTCGCCAGTTGCCCTGGCAGGCGGCCCTCAACCGGTCCAAATCGGTTTGCTGCGCCTGTCGCGCCTGCACCGACAGTTGCCCTCGCCACCTGCTCGGTCACGGCCTGGAGCCGCACCGGATCATGCAGGCCGTCGGCAACGGCCTTTCCGGCAGCGCCTCCACCATGTTGACCAGCGTCTTTCTCTGTTCCGAATGCGGCGCTTGTGACAGCTTCGGCTGCACCATGGGATTGTCACCGCGCCGCGTCAACGCCGAACTGAAGCGGCAGATGAGCGCCGCCGGCATCAAAAACCCCCACCACAACAAACCGCTCCGGGCGGGCTCACACCGCAACAACCGGCGCATCCCCATCAAACGCCTCGTCTCCCGGCTGGGCCTGTACGAGTACGACATCCCCGCGCCGCTGGTGAATGAACTCCTGGCGGCGGACGAGGTGCGACTGCCCCTGCGGCAGCACATCGGCGCGCCGGCTGTCGTCGCCGTGAGCGCCGGCGATAAGGTGACGGCGGGGCAACTTGTCGCTGCCATGCCCGAAGGGGCAGCGGTGAGCGCCAACATCCACGCCAGCATCGACGGCGTCGTCGTCTCGACGGAAAACGGCGTCACGATCCGGGCGGAAGCCTGA
- a CDS encoding MIP/aquaporin family protein: MEDKGAKLGIFCTAPAVRNTPANLLCEIIATIMLIVPVFALTSKAVAVPAGKVPYMVGILIWGIGLSLGGPTGYANPARDLGPRIAHAILPIAGKGGSDWGYAWIPREGPFIGGVYAYYIALAAGILK, from the coding sequence GTGGAAGACAAAGGCGCCAAACTGGGCATCTTCTGCACCGCCCCCGCTGTCCGCAACACCCCGGCCAACCTGCTCTGTGAGATCATCGCCACCATCATGCTCATCGTCCCCGTGTTCGCCCTGACCTCCAAAGCCGTCGCCGTCCCCGCCGGCAAGGTCCCCTACATGGTTGGCATCCTGATCTGGGGCATCGGCCTGAGCCTCGGCGGCCCCACCGGCTACGCCAACCCCGCCCGTGACTTGGGACCCCGCATTGCCCACGCTATCCTGCCCATTGCCGGCAAAGGCGGATCTGATTGGGGTTATGCTTGGATTCCCAGGGAAGGCCCCTTCATCGGTGGTGTTTACGCGTACTATATTGCGCTGGCTGCTGGGATTCTCAAGTAG
- a CDS encoding flavoprotein yields MDEELVRRVMAEVMRRIHQTSDETTADNAPAPPRSSVMAIFTGGTIGMEEGLAALKELQEDDCNLTVVLSRAAEKIVTAERVRKHLGDAVTVLTPESPYPGKALRQADLVIVPVLTQNTMAKLAHTLSDTLPTTLIMQSLMLGKPVVAAENAADPRDSWRAGLAMDKAPIVLVRAFQENLRKVRDFGVNLTDVRNLGREARRALERSKATAGEEAAPRAASPAKRNLVDAEKIKAVALSGGRVYSVAPGDLITPLARDTARDYGVEIIRANT; encoded by the coding sequence ATGGATGAAGAACTGGTGCGCCGCGTGATGGCGGAAGTGATGCGGCGCATCCACCAGACCTCGGACGAAACAACCGCTGACAACGCTCCCGCGCCGCCCCGGTCTTCTGTGATGGCGATCTTCACCGGCGGCACCATCGGCATGGAGGAGGGGCTGGCGGCCTTGAAGGAACTGCAGGAAGATGACTGCAACCTGACGGTCGTCCTCTCCCGGGCCGCCGAAAAGATCGTCACCGCCGAACGGGTGCGCAAGCACCTGGGTGACGCCGTGACGGTGCTGACGCCGGAATCGCCCTATCCAGGGAAAGCGCTCCGGCAGGCCGACCTGGTCATCGTGCCGGTGCTGACACAGAACACCATGGCCAAGCTCGCCCATACCTTGTCTGACACGTTGCCGACAACGCTGATCATGCAGTCGCTCATGCTGGGTAAGCCGGTCGTCGCCGCCGAAAACGCCGCCGACCCTCGCGACAGCTGGCGAGCCGGCCTAGCGATGGACAAAGCCCCCATCGTCCTGGTGCGCGCCTTTCAGGAAAACCTGCGCAAAGTGCGCGACTTCGGCGTCAACCTGACCGATGTGCGGAACCTGGGCCGGGAAGCCCGGCGCGCGCTGGAACGCTCGAAAGCGACCGCCGGGGAAGAAGCCGCGCCGCGCGCCGCCTCTCCGGCGAAACGGAACCTTGTCGACGCAGAAAAAATCAAAGCCGTCGCTCTATCGGGCGGGCGGGTCTACTCCGTCGCCCCGGGAGATCTGATCACCCCTCTGGCTCGCGACACAGCCCGGGATTACGGCGTAGAAATTATCCGGGCGAACACCTAA
- a CDS encoding aldehyde dehydrogenase family protein, protein MNINQEIVGKIVAEVLANLQGVETKAVAPQIPGVFPTVDEAVKAARRAYLQLQTLSVAQREELIAAMRNVAFAHAEELARLAVSETGMGRVSDKILKNQLVAKKTPGTEDLTTTAWTGDDGLTLVEMGAYGVIGAIAPTTNPSETIICNGIGMIAAGNAVLFSPHPTAKKTSYRTLEILNNAIIEAGGPCNLLTMVAEPSIEAANEMMKHPAINLLVATGGPGVVKAVLSSGKKAIGAGAGNPPAVVDETADIPKAARDIIAGCSFDNNLPCIAEKEVIVVGSVADELIAHMRRNGAYLIKGSEIDALLKVVMTEKEELIAPGCTVKPKKSYGINKSWVGKDAQLILKAIGIDVPDSIRAVICEVEEDHPFVIEELMMPILPIVQVKNIDAAIELAVKVEHGNRHTAIMHSKNVDNLTRLARAIQTTIFVKNGPSYAGIGVGGEGHTTFTIAGPTGEGLTSARTFTRQRRCVLVEGFKIV, encoded by the coding sequence ATGAACATCAACCAAGAGATCGTCGGCAAGATCGTCGCCGAGGTGCTGGCCAACCTGCAAGGGGTGGAAACCAAAGCCGTGGCGCCCCAGATCCCCGGCGTGTTTCCCACCGTCGATGAAGCCGTCAAAGCGGCTCGACGGGCCTACCTGCAACTGCAGACCCTGTCGGTGGCCCAACGGGAAGAACTGATCGCGGCCATGCGCAACGTCGCCTTTGCCCACGCCGAGGAACTGGCCCGTCTGGCCGTCTCCGAAACGGGCATGGGACGGGTGAGCGACAAGATCCTGAAAAACCAGCTGGTCGCCAAAAAGACGCCCGGCACGGAAGATCTGACGACCACCGCCTGGACCGGAGATGACGGCCTGACCCTGGTGGAGATGGGCGCCTACGGCGTCATCGGCGCCATCGCGCCGACGACCAACCCCTCCGAGACCATCATCTGCAACGGCATCGGCATGATCGCCGCCGGCAACGCCGTTCTCTTCAGCCCCCACCCGACGGCGAAAAAGACCTCCTACCGGACCTTGGAGATCCTGAACAACGCCATCATCGAGGCGGGCGGCCCCTGCAACCTGCTGACCATGGTCGCTGAACCGTCCATCGAGGCGGCCAACGAGATGATGAAACACCCCGCCATCAACCTGCTCGTCGCCACCGGCGGACCGGGCGTCGTCAAAGCCGTCCTCTCCTCCGGCAAAAAAGCCATCGGCGCCGGCGCCGGCAACCCGCCGGCTGTCGTCGACGAGACAGCCGACATCCCCAAGGCCGCCCGCGACATCATCGCCGGCTGCTCCTTTGACAACAACCTGCCCTGCATCGCCGAAAAAGAGGTCATCGTCGTCGGCTCGGTCGCCGATGAACTGATCGCCCACATGCGCCGCAACGGGGCCTACCTGATCAAAGGATCGGAGATCGACGCCCTGCTCAAAGTGGTCATGACGGAGAAGGAAGAGCTCATCGCTCCCGGCTGCACCGTCAAGCCGAAAAAGAGCTACGGCATCAACAAGTCCTGGGTCGGCAAGGATGCCCAGCTCATCTTGAAGGCCATCGGCATCGACGTGCCCGACAGCATCCGCGCAGTCATCTGCGAGGTGGAAGAGGACCATCCCTTCGTCATCGAAGAACTGATGATGCCGATCCTGCCCATCGTCCAGGTGAAAAACATTGACGCCGCAATTGAACTGGCCGTCAAGGTCGAACATGGCAACCGTCACACGGCCATCATGCACTCGAAAAACGTGGACAACCTGACCCGTCTCGCCCGCGCCATCCAGACGACCATCTTCGTCAAAAACGGCCCTTCTTACGCCGGGATCGGCGTCGGCGGCGAAGGCCACACCACCTTCACCATCGCCGGTCCGACCGGGGAAGGCCTCACCTCCGCCCGGACCTTCACCCGCCAGCGTCGCTGTGTCCTCGTGGAAGGCTTCAAGATCGTCTAA
- a CDS encoding cob(I)yrinic acid a,c-diamide adenosyltransferase: MKVYTKTGDRGVTSLFSGQRVPKDHARVEVYGTLDEASAALGLAKSLTKNEKALSIIHRIQAELFDVNADLATELGEEAKRPLRYRLTEDHARALEQSIDSLEAARIPQKGFVIPGASSAGAAIDLARTIVRRAERAAVKLSKFAEVHPPVMVYLNRLSDLLFVLARFVDQEEMIAQVTAKVKRILTENSAAGLSPEERSFFEQPILEPATEQPSTPEHPAANDAAADTATSTKKPAASTLLGRAKAMIEAAEAKAAEIGVPMVITVVDGGGNLVAQHRMDGALLASIAISRDKAYTAMALKMSTEAAAALAQPYRALYGLNTVDGGRLVVFGGGIPIADDGVIIGAIGVSGGSVEQDIAVAQAGLDA; this comes from the coding sequence ATGAAAGTCTACACCAAAACAGGCGATCGGGGCGTCACCAGCCTCTTTAGCGGCCAGCGGGTTCCCAAAGATCACGCCCGCGTCGAGGTCTACGGGACGCTGGACGAAGCGAGCGCCGCCCTGGGTCTCGCCAAATCGCTGACCAAAAACGAAAAAGCCCTGTCGATCATCCACCGCATCCAGGCGGAACTCTTCGACGTCAACGCCGACCTGGCCACCGAACTCGGCGAAGAGGCCAAGCGGCCCCTGCGCTACCGCCTGACGGAGGATCACGCCCGGGCGCTGGAACAGTCGATCGACAGCCTCGAGGCCGCCCGAATCCCCCAAAAGGGGTTTGTCATCCCGGGCGCTTCGTCCGCCGGCGCCGCCATCGACCTGGCGCGAACCATCGTCCGCCGGGCCGAACGGGCCGCAGTAAAGCTGTCCAAGTTTGCTGAAGTCCATCCGCCTGTCATGGTCTACCTGAACCGCCTGTCCGACCTGCTCTTCGTGCTGGCCCGGTTCGTGGATCAGGAAGAGATGATCGCCCAAGTGACCGCCAAGGTGAAGCGCATTTTGACCGAGAATTCGGCGGCTGGGCTTTCTCCCGAAGAGCGGTCGTTTTTTGAGCAGCCGATTCTTGAGCCGGCGACGGAGCAACCGTCGACCCCGGAGCATCCTGCGGCCAACGATGCGGCTGCCGACACCGCAACGTCGACAAAAAAACCGGCTGCTTCGACGCTGCTCGGTCGCGCCAAAGCGATGATTGAAGCCGCCGAAGCGAAAGCCGCCGAAATCGGTGTACCCATGGTGATCACCGTCGTCGATGGCGGAGGAAACCTGGTGGCCCAACACCGGATGGATGGGGCCCTGCTGGCCAGTATCGCCATCTCCCGGGACAAGGCTTACACAGCGATGGCCTTGAAGATGTCCACCGAAGCAGCGGCGGCCTTGGCCCAGCCCTACCGGGCGCTTTATGGGTTGAACACCGTTGACGGCGGCCGGCTGGTCGTCTTCGGCGGCGGCATCCCCATCGCTGACGACGGCGTGATCATCGGCGCCATCGGGGTGAGCGGCGGTTCTGTCGAACAGGACATCGCCGTCGCGCAAGCCGGATTGGACGCTTGA